Proteins encoded by one window of Nicotiana tabacum cultivar K326 chromosome 10, ASM71507v2, whole genome shotgun sequence:
- the LOC107797620 gene encoding SEC14 cytosolic factor-like gives MVLVTEEVIKQLQTLMDEIAEPLQKTYQNVHQGYRTETLVRFLKARDGSVSKAHKMLVDCLNWRIDNEIDQILAKPILPTDLYRAVRDTQLVGMSGYSRDGLPVVAVGVGLSTYDKASIHYYIQSHIQMNEYRDRVILPSASKKFGRYIGTCIKVLDMTGLKFSALNQIKLLTAISTIDDLNYPEKTETYYIVNAPYIFSACWKVVRPLLQERTKKKVQVLSGSGKDELLKIMDYASLPHFCKREGSGSSKHSRNGTNDNCFSLDHAFHQQLYDYIKQQAEALEAVAPSKEGSVHVTLPEPDPDDAKIAETIESEFQRIRKKNGICQSFHEIKINGD, from the exons ATGGTGTTGGTAACTgaagaagtgatcaagcagttgcaaACCTTAATGGATGAAA TTGCTGAGCCACTTCAGAAGACTTACCAG AATGTACATCAGGGGTACCGAACCGAGACACTGGTGAGGTTTCTCAAAGCTAGGGATGGCAGTGTCTCTAAAGCACACAAGATG CTTGTTGACTGTTTAAATTGGAGGATAGACAACGAGATTGATCAGATACTTGCA AAGCCAATATTACCCACTGATTTGTACAGAGCAGTGAGGGACACTCAGCTTGTGGGGATGTCTGGATATTCAAGAGAC GGTCTTCCTGTCGTAGCTGTTGGTGTAGGGCTCAGCACATATGACAAAGCGTCG ATTCACTACTATATTCAGTCACATATCCAAATGAATGAATACCGTGACCGTGTAATATTG CCTTCTGCATCAAAGAAATTTGGGCGGTATATTGGGACCTGTATAAAGGTTTTGGACATGACTGGTCTAAAGTTTTCTGCACTGAACCAAATTAAG CTCTTAACTGCTATATCTACCATCGATGACTTAAATTATCCTGAGAAGACAGAGACGTATTACATTGTGAATGCTCCATACATTTTTTCAGCATGCTGGAAG GTTGTGAGACCTCTTTTACAAGAAAGAACCAAAAAGAAAGTCCAAGTGCTCTCAGGCTCGGGAAAAGATGAACTTTTGAAG ATAATGGATTATGCATCTCTGCCACATTTTTGTAAAAGAGAAGGCTCGGGTTCATCTAAGCATTCTAGAAATGGTACAAATGATAATTGTTTCTCGTTGGATCATGCCTTTCATCAGCAGCTCTATGATTATATTAAGCAACAAGCTGAAGCATTGGAGGCTGTTGCACCAAGCAAAGAAGGGTCTGTCCATGTGACCTTACCTGAGCCAGATCCAGACGATGCGAAGATTGCTGAAACAATAGAATCTGAATTTCAGAGGATCAGGAAGAAAAACGGAATTTGTCAATCATTTCATGAAATTAAGATCAATGGTGATTGA
- the LOC107797619 gene encoding uncharacterized protein LOC107797619, with amino-acid sequence MASSNRDNDFINPNTSSPITVSDADSFLLDSSQIGSASGSFQNEGFLSGLDAAAGTSDAEFGFSRPDFRQTPLVGTVDFYDRHVFLCYKNPQVWPPRIQATEFDRLPRLLAAALSARKNDINKQTRLTICEGHDGTETSNGDVLIFPDMIRYRRLTHFDVDTFVEEVLVKDGEWLPGNPEALTGWYIFVCCHGSRDRRCGVCGPAIVSRLREEIEKHDLQGKISVSPCSHIGGHKFAGNVIIFGPNTNKEISGHWYGYVTPDDVPQLLEQHVAKGEIVDWLWRGQMGLSEDEQKASQEYRLSVNGGTYMGRGTKNSDDVGTSTCGSQLEGIDCCRANGNISCCQNTQLPVNTENFDLHQENTDFTSEKKKSFRRQISRSNSGKGARSRKVCSMPTWYESWEREDTYAVLAVIGAVVSVAYAFNCYRQLK; translated from the exons ATGGCGAGTAGCAACAGGGACAACGATTTCATAAACCCTAACACTTCTTCCCCAATAACCGTCTCCGATGCGGACAGCTTCCTTCTAGATTCTTCTCAGATCGGTAGCGCTTCTGGAAGTTTCCAGAACGAGGGTTTTCTCTCCGGCCTCGACGCCGCCGCCGGCACTTCCGATGCCGAGTTCGGTTTTTCCCGTCCTGATTTTCGCCAGACTCCACTCGTTGGTACTGTCGATTTCTATGACCGCCACGTCTTCCTTTGCTACAAAAATCCTCAAGTTTGGCCTCCGCGTATTCAGGCCACTGAGTTTGATCGCTTGCCTAGGCTTCTTGCTGCTGCTCTTTCTGCTCGCAAGAATGATATCAACAAGCAG ACTCGGTTAACAATATGTGAAGGGCATGATGGAACTGAGACATCAAATGGGGATGTGTTGATCTTTCCGGACATGATCAGATACAG GAGATTGACTCATTTTGATGTTGACACATTTGTTGAGGAGGTGCTAGTGAAGGATGGTGAGTGGTTACCTGGAAATCCTGAAGCTCTGACTGGATGGTACATATTTGTGTGCTGTCATGGTTCAAGAGATCGTCGATGTGGTGTTTGTGGACCAGCTATAGTAAGTAGACTTAGGGAGGAGATAGAGAAACATGATCTTCAAGGAAAAATATCTGTTAGTCCATGCTCACACATCGGGGGACACAAGTTTGCTGGAAATGTGATCATATTCGGACCAAACACTAACAAGGAAATCTCCGGACACTG GTATGGCTATGTTACACCTGATGATGTACCTCAGTTGCTTGAACAGCATGTTGCTAAAGGAGAAATTGTTGATTGGTTGTGGAG GGGCCAGATGGGACTGTCTGAAGACGAACAGAAAGCATCCCAAGAATATAGGCTCAGTGTTAATGGTGGAACATATATGGGAAGAGGCACCAAAAACTCAGATGATGTTGGTACTAGCACATGTGGCTCCCAATTAGAGGGTATTGACTGTTGCAGGGCAAATGGGAATATCTCTTGTTGTCAGAACACTCAATTACCAGTCAATACTGAAAATTTCGATCTCCACCAAGAAAACACTGACTTTACATCTGAAAAGAAAAAGAGCTTCAGGCGACAAATTTCTCGAAGTAATAGTGGAAAAGGGGCTCGCTCTCGCAAAGTGTGCTCCATGCCTACATGGTACGAGAGCTGGGAGCGGGAAGATACATATGCAGTTCTTGCTGTTATTGGTGCTGTCGTATCAGTTGCCTACGCCTTCAATTGCTACAGGCAGCTGAAGTAA
- the LOC107797618 gene encoding WEB family protein At5g55860-like, whose protein sequence is MVAKDHKKITGSPIQVGEIDTSAPFQSVKDAVNLFGEGAFSGEKPAIKKAKPQSAERVLAKETQLHLAQKELNKLKEQLKNAETTKDQALTELERAKRTVGDLTHKLKLVCESKDSAIKATEAAKSQVNHLEEANDGSVIGNDGSWKVDLETAREKYMAEIADLNTAKQELRKIRQDCNTSMEEKAVAIEQAAEAGRTAKANVERASELSKEIAAVQESINQLKLACVQEREEEAKIYAEKDVQKQSYKAKLEESAEKLLALRKETNGDIARSLEAQLAETTSQIEALRKEMDSTKSSDLDTVTAVTAELDDAKESLHKVAEEESTLQTLLETLKLELENVKKEHSDLKEKEAETESLAVGLHIKLRKVKSELEVAVAEESRARGASEEMISTLHQLTLETENAKLEAEEMKKQAEELKREAEATRMAFEEAEKKLKVAMEEAEEAKSAEAGARDEIKILSEKNATARSSMSESGSHITLSKDEFDSLSRKVEEFDKLAEIRVGAVIAQVEAVKASENEALKKLDATQKEIDDIKTATQEALKKAEMAEAAKKAVEGELRRWRERDQKKAAEAASRILAEQQMNYESSPQGYRVEKEKPLEKFMESHSKMHPPPVETWKQNSQEKITESRKLQKAKTSVSKKKVLMPNISGIFQKKKNQVEGSSPSYLPGEKPVW, encoded by the exons ATGGTTGCAAAAGACCATAAGAAGATCACTGGATCTCCTATACAAGTTGGAGAGATAGATACAAGTGCACCATTTCAGTCTGTCAAAGATGCTGTTAACTTGTTTGGGGAAGGTGCTTTCTCAGGGGAAAAACCAGCAATCAAGAAGGCAAAACCTCAGTCCGCAGAG agGGTATTGGCAAAGGAAACACAGCTTCATTTAGCCCAGAAAGAGCTAAacaagttgaaggagcagttgaaaAATGCTGAAACCACAAAAGACCAAGCACTCACCGAGCTTGAAAGGGCAAAACGCACTGTTGGGGACCTCACCCATAAGCTCAAACTTGTATGTGAGTCAAAGGATTCAGCTATAAAGGCAACAGAAGCAGCAAAGAGTCAGGTGAACCATCTTGAAGAAGCAAATGATGGCTCTGTTATTGGGAATGATGGTTCTTGGAAGGTGGATTTGGAAACTGCGAGAGAAAAGTATATGGCTGAAATAGCTGATCTTAATACCGCAAAGCAAGAGCTTAGGAAAATCCGTCAGGATTGTAATACATCTATGGAAGAAAAAGCTGTCGCTATTGAGCAGGCAGCAGAAGCTGGGCGTACTGCCAAAGCAAACGTGGAAAGAGCTAGTGAGCTCTCCAAGGAAATAGCAGCTGTCCAGGAGTCAATTAATCAACTAAAACTTGCCTGTGTGCAGGAGCGGGAGGAGGAAGCAAAGATTTATGCTGAAAAGGATGTTCAGAAGCAGTCCTACAAAGCTAAACTTGAAGAGTCAGCAGAGAAGTTACTTGCATTGAGGAAAGAAACCAATGGGGACATAGCCAGGAGTCTGGAAGCACAATTGGCTGAAACAACATCCCAAATTGAAGCTCTGCGAAAAGAGATGGATAGCACGAAGTCTTCTGACCTTGATACAGTGACAGCTGTTACTGCAGAGCTGGATGATGCTAAGGAATCACTGCATAAAGTGGCAGAAGAAGAGAGCACTCTGCAGACCTTGTTAGAGACCCTTAAACTGGAGCTGGAGAATGTGAAGAAAGAACATTCTGATCTGAAAGAGAAGGAGGCGGAGACAGAATCACTTGCTGTGGGTCTGCACATCAAGCTCCGGAAAGTCAAATCTGAGCTTGAAGTAGCAGTTGCAGAAGAATCCAGAGCAAGAGGGGCTTCCGAAGAAATGATCTCTACTCTCCATCAGCTGACCTTGGAGACTGAAAATGCCAAGCTTGAAGCTGAAGAGATGAAAAAGCAAGCAGAAGAATTAAAGAGAGAAGCAGAAGCCACTAGAATGGCATTTGAAGAAGCAGAAAAGAAGCTTAAAGTGGCGATGGAAGAAGCTGAAGAAGCAAAATCAGCTGAGGCTGGGGCTCGTGATGAAATTAAGATTTTATCTGAAAAGAACGCGACTGCACGATCCTCAATGTCCGAGTCTGGTTCTCATATCACTTTATCAAAAGACGAGTTTGACTCTTTGAGCCGTAAAGTTGAAGAATTTGATAAATTAGCAGAAATTAGAGTGGGAGCTGTAATAGCTCAGGTAGAGGCCGTGAAAGCAAGTGAGAATGAGGCCCTCAAAAAGTTGGATGCTACTCAGAAGGAGATTGACGATATAAAAACAGCTACTCAGGAAGCATTGAAGAAGGCAGAGATGGCAGAAGCTGCCAAGAAGGCCGTAGAAGGGGAGCTTAGAAGATGGCGAGAACGTGATCAAAAGAAGGCAGCCGAGGCAGCTTCTCGTATTCTTGCTGAACAGCAGATGAACTACGAATCATCTCCTCAAGGTTACAGAGTTGAGAAGGAGAAGCCATTGGAGAAGTTCATGGAGTCGCATTCAAAGATGCACCCACCACCAGTGGAAACCTGGAAGCAAAACTCACAAGAGAAGATAACGGAATCACGCAAGTTGCAGAAAGCAAAGACATCTGTGTCAAAGAAGAAGGTATTGATGCCTAATATCAGTGGCATTTTTCAGAAGAAGAAAAACCAAGTAGAGGGAAGTTCTCCTTCATATCTGCCTGGAGAGAAGCCTGTTTGGTAG